The Scomber japonicus isolate fScoJap1 chromosome 12, fScoJap1.pri, whole genome shotgun sequence sequence ATCAGAATTAAATTCTTTGTGTTGTGGAGAGTGTGTTGAAACTGCATTTAGACAATCATATTgacatttacagaaaaaaataataaatacagaaaatgtgaaaacaaaatgatagACATTTTAGTGGCTACTCACTCACTTACTTAGGGGATGGGGGTTGCATAGGAGGAATCCCGACTCTCAGTATTTCAAAAATCCTTGAGGTTATAGCTTGTTTGTTGGTGGGCACTTTGAAGAGAGGCTTAACACATTTGCCAGGGACAGGGAACAATGACCATTGTGCCCTAATGTTTCACATGAGACAGACACTTAAGTTAATCAAAACAGGAAATTCTTTGAAATAATCATATGCTATGTATACTTCACAGTTCTGAAGAATCATTTATGCTACTGTGATCTGACTGAGTCTGTGCCGATTCAACAGATGCACAAGAGTATCAGAGATCTCTCTGTACCTCAGCCCATACAGGTATGGAGCAAACGCCCTGGGCAGTAACATAAAAACGCACATATTGACTGTGCTGACCCATACACGGACATCTTGACTTATGTCTGTCCGGTGGAACAGGTAGAGCTCCAGGGTGAAAACAAAGCCGGGGGCAAAGTAGAGTAGGAGTAGAACCCCGTGGGCCAGCAGTGTGACACGGGCTCTGGAGAAGCGGCTCTGCCAGATACCCTGGGCCCTCGTCACCATGTAGAGCCGAATGTAGCAGTAAAAAATGAGAAAGGTGCAGATGAGTGCTGCTACAAAGAAGTAGATGTGAATCCCTATCACGTTGATCTCAATAAAGCCGAGGGAGATGAGGGCTAGACATACAGCCACCTTTTCGTGGGGGTTTCCCCTCTTCATCTCAACCATGATCACCAGGGTGAATGGGCAAATAGCTGCCAGAACCCACACCCCAACCAGGATGCAGTGGGCACGGGCAGGTGGAAGAAGGTCATGGTAACGGAGTGGCCAACGAACAGCAGTGTAGGTGTCGACCACCATGAGTGTGACGGTGAGGATGGCACAGCAGTAggcagtgacagtgacagctGTGACCACCTCACAAACTAGCCAGGATACCTCAGCTCTCGCAGCGTTGCAAATCATTGTGGCCAGgttgaggatgaggaagagcaTGTCTGCTGTCAATGTGTTGGCCACCAGCAGGTAACGCGTCTCCTGACGCAAGGCACGGGACAGAAAGATGCATACCAAGAGAACAGGGTTGGTTAGCAAAGTGGCAAGTGTGATCACAGAGGTAGGGATGAAAAATAATTCGAGGTGCCACCTCTGCAGGCTCTCCACCCATGTCTGTGTGAGATTTGAAATGTAAACTTCTGATGCCATGTTGTCTTTGAGGAGTTAAGAAGACACAGATGCTTTGACTGAGGTGTATTTTGTGGTGTAGACTACTTCCTTCAGCAGATTCCTGTGGATGAAAATGCAGTCAAATGATCAACAAGTAGAGTGGACCACCTTAAAAATGCATCTATGTAAATGCATACAAATATGCAGTATTATACTTGGGTGGGGAACTACTTTATATAAGCTGCAAGGTATTGCAACCTTTTAACAGCTACAAGCAAACATGGGTCTTCTCAGGAGGgacaataaaagcagtaaatctgCATTATGAACTATGGACTGTAAACAATATACCATATAGGCTACTGTGTCAATCATCTTGATTTATTGCCAGCTGgacaaacatgtatttataacTATCAAGCTATGCTTTAGGTGATTCAGTCTTcatcaaaaatgcatttatatgaCTTTTGTAAAGGCCTTCGTACAGCATTTAATAACAgttacagtcaagcccgaaattattcatacccctggcaaattttgacttaaagttacttttattcaaccagcaagttgttttttgaccggaagtgacactggcgtctccaagaagataaaaagacgatgtacaaaaggcatcattgtggtaaaaaaaatatttcagtcagcttttatttacatttgaacaaaaagtggcatgtccaaaaggggtatgaataatttcgggcttgactgtataatACTGTAAAGCAACTGCATGTTTGTGGTAATATTCAAATATGAACAGCATGAAACCATGTACTCTGCCCCATGAGTGTCATATACTAAAGCAAAACAAATTCAAATCAATGcaaattcataaaaaaatggaaatcatCAACTCAATGCAAGAAAACTTTAGTTAATTGTATCATTCACAAATTACACACAAATTAGACTTTAAGGTATCCAGTAGCGCACCAGGATTTcatttttgattacttttcacACCACTATCCCCTTCATGAACAGgaatatatttaatgttcaatGGTCAAACACTCGGGACGAACAAAAAATCACTTGGTTCAATTCAAACTTTGCCTAGACACACCTTTTGACTAATTATTGATTGACCAAAGGTGAGTTTTCTTACCTGATGTCCAGAGCAGAAAAACCTGTCAGCATCGCACATCCATTAGGCTTAATGCTTCTATAAAATCGATGGGTGTTTTGTTCGACTTGAGTCATCCACTGGTCTTATCTAATGTACTCTTTGTTGACTCACACAGATGACATAGGGATGCAGAAAGCTACAACCACTTGGCCGTCACGTAGTAACAGGGTGGAGCTTCCGTCCCCTTCGCGCTCCACATGCTGTTGCTTTTCCAATATCAACTACCCTCGATGTTTGAAATCTGACTTTGCTGTAAGAATTCATTTGAAAATCATCTAGGTTACACTGATTAGTTTCACATTTCCTTTTAATGCCAATACATCAAGCATCAACACAGTTAAGTCCATGAAATTACTTTAAGGTCCAGATCACTTAAAGGAAAGTGTTTTTTGGGCTGTTAAGAGAATATGTGGGATATATTATTCACCATGTTCACACCTGTGAGCTGTAACACATTAGTACAGAGATGTCATCAATTGGCCTGACCTAACACAGACGTTAGTGCATCTCACATCCACATGAGGCCATTTACATAAACATAGAAAACAACTTCAGACCAGAGGGTTCAACACAGTCTGCCGTTATCATGGGTACGTTCATGAAAGGACAAACCAGGTAATAATTTTGTTCCCATGTGTGTTTTAGATAATCTATGTCTATGGTTCCCAATGACAAACCTTAGTTCAACAAACAATCAATTGATACCTTTGTCAGTTCTGTTATCATATCACTTCCtctttatattatttgtatgtatgtgtatttgtccttccttcactgtcatttctttcttctcttgctGTAGCCACTCTTGCCTCtagtctcctcttcctcatcatcatcatcctcttcttctttgtcatCATTATCAGCTTCGATTTTGCCATAATGCTCCTGTTCCTGCCATTCTCTCGCCATCAATCTCTGAAACACATCATACTCCTCCGCTGACGCCATGGCAACATTTGAGAGGAAGGTGTCCAGGTCAATGTTAAGGACACTGTCCAGTTTGGGGTTGATGATGGCTGTCTGTCCTTTCTTGTCTGGGGTTTGATACAAGCCCCTGCGCTCCAGAAAAGTGTGTCGACAGCGCACCTCATCCAGAGTGAAACGGAATAACCTGGTTTTCACCATCTCTGTCTGTTTGATTCCCATTCTGAAGTAGACGTACTGTAGAGAGATGGATTAATATACATTGTTAAAAGcatcaaacaagaaaaaactccaATTATAAGATATTGACAAATATTTCATTAGAATTTAAGATGGTACACAAATACAATATACTCAAATAGATAATAAGTAACTCAGCAGATATGACATAATATTCTCTGGACACAAAATCAGATGATCTGTTATCTGAACTGATCAGGTGGCTGCTAGATCAGCTCAATAAAATTATATCATAACctgaaataaatagtttttgcACTACTCTGTGGCCAAGTCATGCAACTGAGGACATAATGCTGTAGTCTGTTCACAACAAGTATTGCCTAAGAGCTGTGGAGTTCAATTATGGCCACCAGAGGGAGTACTACAGCTGTACctcttctatactacacactgccTTTACGCATGTGTTGATTATGAGATGTTCACACTGGAAAAGTGACTCAATAACTCAAGAAACTCAGCATGCACGATAAACACAGTTGATTTTGAATTGTCCCAGAATGCAATGCACAAAGGAAATAAAGTGGATCTTCACAGTGGGAAAAATGTAAGGCAATTGTTGCTGATTGAGCAACAATTCATAGGAAAAATACAACTCCTAAAACAatggaaacacattttcctATCTGTTTTTTAAGTTGAATGAATCATGACATCCCAAAGTTGTAGTCTGATTGGCATACATTGCTGCAGGTGGTTGAGTACATTTATTTCTTGTACTCAACTTgactgggaaaaaaaacatgaacgtATCTATTAAAATTGGTATCTACTcggaattgggacacagcccaTTTGACCATAAAGCCTTTTACAGGCTTGTTGACTTTTACGGCTACGGTGTGCTTGGCCATAATATTTGAAGGAGTTTTGAGGAAGTCAATAAATCTGCTGTCTACCATGAGAACAGCAATGACAATGGACACTGTAGCCTGCCTCAAAGTGGCAAGTTCAACTAAATTGTGTGTTTCAATGAGGCCAGAAACTAATTATTAATTTTCTTGTTAATTCTTAATAAATTGATCTAAAGTGTATAAAGATAAATtaattgatcccacagtggggattcattgctacagcagctaaaaaaaaatactgatatagaataaaaacaaatgtatacaacaataaaattaaaaattaaataaaacgaccctaaaatgcaattataacacacacacacacacacacacacacacacacacacacacacacacacacacacacacacacacacacacacacacacacacacacacacacacacacacacacacacacacacacacacacacacacacacacacacatatatatgtctaATTTCTCTCTCAATTGGTCTAAATGCTGACCTGAAACTTGTACTCCAGCTGATCCAGGTTTTCTTGAAGTGTGGCCGGACTATCTCTGAGGATGTCTGTGATCTGCTGTGTTGTAAACAGGCACTTCTCTCTGAGGAACACCACcacattttttattgtcttcACAGGCAGAGTCAGGATCTGAGGGTGATGAGACACTGTTCTCTGTAGACTGCCTGTAAGGAGATATAAGGTGGAATATTTCAGTAATAGTCATTCAGACAACCCAATACATATAGCTTTATTCCTTACATACTATTTGGGCCAATTTTGATCTgtctttacatttgagagcagtaaaaacaccaTGGACACCATTCTTTTAACCTGATAATGTTAAGACTTTTAAGATATGTTTGTATATACAGGGTGAtctgggttaaatttgacccataGTTATTAAAAAATTACCATTAAAAATGCCTTTTCTCtcttcacattaaaatatttatggCTGTTTTAAGTAACACTGGACAGTAAACAGGTTCATTAGGGGTTAATCACCCATATattaatgaatgatgatgtatTTATGAATTAATTATATTGATTTGTGGTTTAGAAATTTGGTATAGAGACAACTTATGAATGAATACTGTGAAGGATCGGAGTATAAACTGTAAGGGTTAAAGCAGTCCTTCAACAAAGTTCTGACTCACTGCTGCATACAGTTCATGATCTCACCTTCAACTAAACCTAGTTTCCGCAGGTTGTCTATGCGCTGCTGAAGCTGTGGCTCCTTGACAGTGTAAAGTTCGGGACATTTCTCCAGCAGCTTCAGCACACTGGAGGGGTTGAGGCCCATGGCAAACAGAGATGTGAGAGTTGACAGAACATGTTTGGGAGCACTTCCCCCTCTGGCTTTGGACACAGAGTCATATATCTGCTCTGCTTGGATGTCTGTGAATCCCAGATCAGCTAAAGAGCGCAGGGACAGCTCTGTGACTGGCTTGCTGCGTTGAGCTGACGGCAGAGTGCTGCTGGAGGAACAGAACAATCTACACTGGGTGCACAGTGGCTGCAGGGGGTAAATCCAAAACTGGAGTGGACTGCATACAGAGGAGGTGGCATTTCTCACAGTCCACCGAAAAACCTATGGAACAGTCAAATATGTTACGTTATTATGACCAAAGAACAATTATAGAGGGAAAGTAAGCAGAAGAGATGCTAATAAACCAGCTCTGTTATGATTAGCCTGAGTTAGCAAACATCAAGGTTATAGCAGTTTGTGGAAAACTTCGGCTGTAATTTCTACTACACGTTTTAAGTAAGCGGACCATTTAAAACGTTTTTACAACCGCAAATAATTGCATTAAAAATGAACTTATAAAACTGTTGTTTTGTGGCATTCATATGTACCTGACGTGCAGCAACGCTGGTGCCCATGCTTGTCCGTCGTAGATATAATTCCGCCTTTAAACAGGGTTTGACAACAATAGTTCCGCTACGTGCCTGACGAAAAAGCTCTTTTATATAGCCCATGTACAGTATTTTGTTCACCATAGTAGTCACGCTTTGAGGATGACggtatattatactgtatatgggTGGAACACCTGAGAGTTTTACTCAAGTCCTCCTAATACCTGGGTACATCTACTTTTAAGCTGAAAAAGGCAAAATAgcttattgtttgtttataaaTCTACATCCTCATTTATATGAGTATTTGCAGTTTGTATGGTAAATTGACTTGGAAATAAATCTTGGATGTTGTCACcttatttagaaaataaaaaaacaaattaacaaaaaacaCCTTGATTTATTGTTTACACACTACATAAAAGGAAGTACAAGGTTttcattggaaaaaaaaaacatcccacaGTCCTCAttacacagaaaaaataaataaatcaagcatttttttgtggtcaaatatttattgatgtataaaataaatagataaaatattgtaaatatacttacagttttaatttaaaaaatcaatattaCAATCAGCAGCAAAAGCTGGATCAGGAAAACTATTCCAGTTCTCTATATGGTTTCTGTGAGGTAAACAACTCAACGTTGTGGTCACTTTGGTGGCAAAGCTGGATCCCTGTGTACTATTACTATGATTTTGATGCTTCAAATCTTCCCAAATGTGAGAGAATAAATACAATAGATTAAATGAACATGCAAAAAAACTGCTGCTACATTATTATACTTTTGCATTGAGTTGCAATCACAAATGTGTCAACCAGCACATTTGACCAACCTAACAGCTTGGCAATTATATTCATTATACATGATAGCAAGGCACCTTACACATGAAAAAAAGGGGTTATTTTTCTCCAAAAGACTTACACTAGACAGAGCCCTGTTTAATTATTGCCATGGACTAAAACAAGCTTCCATTTTCTCATTTTGCACTTTGTGTCCTCTAAGAATCGCTGCAGACTAAAAGCTGGACAGACAGTTAGGTTCCTCCTAGTTTTCATTCAGTCTTTAATCATCATGGAGGTACTTCTGAAGCTCTGTTTCTAGGGCCACCATTGACAACCGCTcatcctcgtcttcctcctcttcatcaggaAGAGTTTCATCACCGTGATCAGGAAACAAGCCTTGCCCGATGCACGCTTTGGGACTGAACTGTTGCTGTGGAGAGCCTGTTTAATAAGAAAAGGTTCTGAGTTTCATTCATTTGGACTGCTGTGAATACAGATTATGCTgcagattttaaaaatggttAAACTGCTGCTACAGTTTTGATGTTGCTAAATTAATGCCACCAGTAGCTGTCATGGAGAGCCTCACACTGAATTACTTTAGATGAGTTAAGCAGCTTGTTAAAGCTTGATTGTAAACTTTGGGATGGATTTACAATCTTTGGATGTCAACAAATTAATtgcaaattaaatgaataaatgaaatgcacaaagaaacaaatatttcaTTGCACGGGTCAGAGGTGAAAATTACACTGAAGTGGAAAACAAACCTGGCTATTTTTGGTCTAACCTTAGTGTTAAAGTGTACTCACAATAATTCTGATTATCTAGGACCACCTCTGTCCAGGTGTACTCTGATAGCGAAATCTGCTGACTGATCCAcgactgcagcagcagctggtcTAGTGTCATCCTCTGGGTGGGATCAAGGTGCAGGAGCCCACGTAGCACACCATGCAGCTCTGAGTTtgtagacagagagagatttcaGCACTGAGttgtaaaagaaaacagaaatggtGCTTTTTCTGTGGCAGCCAATGATAAGGTGAAATAGAAACTATTTCCAGCCAGTAGCACAGCAGTATACCTGGAGAGAGGGGAAATGGGGGCTTGAGTTTGGCTTGCAGGATCTCTTCCACACCACAGAAGGGGTTCTCACTGAACAGCAGAGTGTAGAGCAAAACCCCCAGAGACCACATCTCCAGCTCTGGACCTTCATATCTACAGAAAGAAGGCAAAGATTAATTGCACCAAATTATCAAAACAAGCTCCTATCTGGCAAAAAGCAAACATGGCAAAACTGGATGCTCTGTGAATAGTTTCATGACTGGTGTTTTTTGAGGCTAAATACAATTTAAACGTATATCATAAAGATTAACAGGTCAACTGCAGGTTTAATGCTCTGAGTGAGCTGTTAAAATACAGGGCTATTCCCTCTTTAACCTCCATTGTCAATAAAACAGGGCTGTTTCTAAAAATAAAGGAGCAAACATCACTTGTGATTCTCTGGTATTGTGTACATACGGATTTCCTTGAAGCACCTCTGGGGAGCAGTACTCCAGAGTTCCACAGAAATTGTAAAAGAGCTTCCCTGGAGCCATCATGGTAGCAGAGCCAAAGTCTATCAGTCGGATGTGGAAACACTTGTCAATGATTATGTTCTCATCTTTTATGTCCCTGTGAAGGATGTTTTTATTCCTCAGATAGAAGACAGCTGCCACCAgctgggaaagagagagaaccaGCAGTTTAACAAGTAACAAATTACCTCTCATATTACAGTGTCCATTCCCCTGTCAGATGCCATTTCCAACTATCCCTTCACATACCTGTCTAAAGATGTAGCTGGCCAGCGGCTCATCCAGCCTTGGCTGCATGTCTATGAATTCAAAAAGGTCCAAACCATCTCCATGTCTCTCCATCACCATCTGGAAGTAATACCCATTCTCAAACACCTCCAACAcctagtgacacacacacacacacacatacagatatatCGCTGTAGAACAAAGGCATCTAACATCATTAACGCCAGTTCctaaaacctttaaaattaaGTGTTTTGACAaatattaagtgttttaatgTGAAGTTACCTTGACAATGTTGTGGTGCTGCACTCGTGTCAGTATGGCAATTTCCTGGCTAACTCTTCCCAACATGGGGTCATCTACCCAGCAGTCACTCACAATCCTGGCCTTGCTAATGAATTTCACCACCACCTGTAAATTTCAACAATTTGGTCATATCATCACAATCTTACCAGAATAATTTCAAATACCTAAAAATTGATAAACACTGTTTATACAGAAATGGTATGTTTCTGCATTGAAGTAAGTGTTTTCTTACTTCTTGTCCATCACTGTGTCTTACTGCCTTCCAGACAAAACCAAAGGCTCCTTTACCAACAGCCTTAAGTGGCTGGTACTCTTCTTCAAACTGCCCATCACAGGCTCGAGAGTGATCCAAGTCCATGGTGGAGCGCAATACCTCTCCATGGTTGGCCTCTCCAATCCTCTGAAGAAGGGATCAATGGATAAACGAGgcatataaatacacacttcATATGTAGATAGACGGCTGTGAACAACTACAAAGAAttcaattgtaaaataaaattgtgAAAGCAGGAGATTAGGAGAACAACCATTTTATGTTTAGATAAAGAGATATAATGTGCTATACTGACTTTTCACTATAAAGCTTTACTGCCACTACCACTACTGACCTCTCCTAGACTTACTCCTGATCCGTTGTGCAGTGATGCATCTGTTTGCAACAGTGTCCTCTGCTGACCAGGCCTGCTTATCCACACACAGAACATAGAGTGTCCATCAGGAAGATCAGTCCTGCAAACATCACACTGCACAtctgaaaagataaaaaagaggaTTCTCAATAGTGTTGCTTTATGTAACAGTCCAATTTTGTTGTCCTATTGTACTTGGTATgattgtgcaatgacaataaagatttaTCTTAACaatatttgttgattttatcAGGAAATTAGAATAACAGCGAACACTGCTAGTACCAACCTACTCTCGTGCCATCTCTGTGGTATCCACTTCCTTCATATCGCCCCTCGAGTATCTGTGTAGAGTCTGAGGACAGTGTGTGTCCATTTACCTTCTGTTTCTTTGGAGTAGATGTAGCAGGAATGTCTATCAGTGACTGAATGGCACCGTTAATTTGCACAGAGAATTCCTG is a genomic window containing:
- the mterf4 gene encoding transcription termination factor 4, mitochondrial, translated to MGTSVAARQVFRWTVRNATSSVCSPLQFWIYPLQPLCTQCRLFCSSSSTLPSAQRSKPVTELSLRSLADLGFTDIQAEQIYDSVSKARGGSAPKHVLSTLTSLFAMGLNPSSVLKLLEKCPELYTVKEPQLQQRIDNLRKLGLVEGSLQRTVSHHPQILTLPVKTIKNVVVFLREKCLFTTQQITDILRDSPATLQENLDQLEYKFQYVYFRMGIKQTEMVKTRLFRFTLDEVRCRHTFLERRGLYQTPDKKGQTAIINPKLDSVLNIDLDTFLSNVAMASAEEYDVFQRLMAREWQEQEHYGKIEADNDDKEEEDDDDEEEETRGKSGYSKRRKK
- the LOC128368505 gene encoding probable G-protein coupled receptor 148: MASEVYISNLTQTWVESLQRWHLELFFIPTSVITLATLLTNPVLLVCIFLSRALRQETRYLLVANTLTADMLFLILNLATMICNAARAEVSWLVCEVVTAVTVTAYCCAILTVTLMVVDTYTAVRWPLRYHDLLPPARAHCILVGVWVLAAICPFTLVIMVEMKRGNPHEKVAVCLALISLGFIEINVIGIHIYFFVAALICTFLIFYCYIRLYMVTRAQGIWQSRFSRARVTLLAHGVLLLLYFAPGFVFTLELYLFHRTDISQDVRVWVSTVNMCVFMLLPRAFAPYLYGLRYREISDTLVHLLNRHRLSQITVA